A portion of the Paucilactobacillus hokkaidonensis JCM 18461 genome contains these proteins:
- the mscL gene encoding large-conductance mechanosensitive channel protein MscL: MLKEFKQFILRGNVVDLAVGVIIGSAFTTIVKSLTDNIISPFLGLFLGKIDFSDWIITLGSAEFKVGTFVNAVINFLIIAFVIFIMVKLINKFLRNQQDEETPAPTNEEIYLKEIRDLMEKQSTDDES, encoded by the coding sequence ATGTTAAAAGAATTCAAACAATTTATTTTGCGCGGTAACGTCGTTGACTTAGCAGTTGGGGTCATCATTGGATCAGCATTCACTACGATTGTTAAGTCACTGACCGACAATATCATTAGTCCCTTCTTAGGGCTGTTTCTTGGTAAAATCGACTTTTCTGACTGGATTATCACATTAGGCAGTGCTGAATTTAAGGTTGGAACCTTCGTCAATGCCGTCATTAACTTTTTGATCATTGCATTTGTTATTTTCATCATGGTCAAATTAATCAACAAGTTTTTACGCAACCAACAAGACGAAGAGACCCCAGCACCAACTAATGAAGAAATATATTTGAAAGAAATTAGAGATCTAATGGAAAAGCAATCGACTGATGATGAATCTTAG
- a CDS encoding NAD(P)-dependent oxidoreductase: MADVYLCAQLPTNATAILAQAGISYDAFNQSGLITKEELINQIHSTKVLITSLSTNIDQEVIDAAPQLKLIANFGAGFNNIDVKYARQKNIAVTNTPFVSTTSTAELTAGLIIALSRRIVEGDQVMRTTGFSGWAPLYFLGHELAGKTLGIIGMGGIGQGVAKRMHAFDMNIIYTQRHQLDPTAEAQCSAAFVSQTELLQRADVVTIHAPLSDTTHHLIGAQQFAQMKPNAVLINAARGPIIDEAALLTALTRQQIAGAALDVYEAEPHVADQFKALTNVILTPHIGNATIEARKAMASIVANNAVAIFKGQSPKYIVN, from the coding sequence ATGGCAGATGTTTATCTTTGCGCGCAACTACCAACTAACGCAACAGCTATTTTAGCACAGGCTGGCATCAGTTACGATGCGTTCAACCAATCAGGTTTAATTACTAAGGAAGAATTGATCAATCAAATCCATTCGACTAAGGTCCTCATCACTTCACTATCGACTAATATTGATCAGGAAGTGATTGACGCTGCCCCACAATTAAAACTAATCGCTAACTTTGGCGCGGGTTTCAATAACATCGATGTTAAGTACGCGCGTCAAAAAAATATTGCAGTAACTAACACTCCGTTTGTATCCACCACTTCTACTGCTGAATTAACTGCAGGATTAATTATCGCCCTCTCACGCCGAATTGTAGAAGGCGATCAGGTTATGCGTACCACTGGATTTAGCGGCTGGGCACCCCTGTACTTTCTGGGTCATGAACTAGCGGGTAAAACGTTAGGAATTATTGGCATGGGTGGAATTGGTCAAGGTGTTGCGAAACGGATGCATGCATTTGATATGAATATCATTTATACTCAGCGTCACCAGCTCGACCCCACAGCTGAGGCTCAGTGTTCGGCTGCTTTTGTCAGCCAAACTGAATTGTTACAACGTGCTGATGTGGTCACGATTCATGCACCATTGTCGGACACAACACACCACTTGATTGGTGCTCAACAGTTTGCGCAAATGAAACCAAATGCCGTTTTGATCAATGCTGCTCGCGGACCCATTATTGATGAAGCTGCCCTACTGACCGCATTAACTAGACAACAAATTGCAGGAGCCGCATTAGACGTTTACGAAGCAGAACCACACGTTGCGGATCAATTTAAAGCACTCACTAATGTCATTTTAACTCCGCACATTGGCAACGCCACTATTGAGGCACGTAAAGCTATGGCTTCAATTGTAGCCAATAATGCCGTTGCTATTTTCAAAGGCCAATCACCAAAGTATATTGTGAACTAA
- a CDS encoding putative holin-like toxin, giving the protein MQTLNLMLTFGLLIIGILSFKIKNNRHQLWTATVIFKVN; this is encoded by the coding sequence ATACAGACGCTTAACTTAATGTTGACGTTTGGTCTATTAATCATCGGAATTTTGTCATTTAAAATAAAAAATAACCGTCATCAGCTTTGGACGGCGACAGTTATTTTTAAAGTAAATTAA
- a CDS encoding DUF4097 family beta strand repeat-containing protein codes for MKKTIIIGAVMTAIGLFATLIGLASGASTDLVWQNGVKIDKAYHSTNQLKQFKNLTLNTNNYDVTVQTGTRFQVEITGSKLSKPVITQDGDNLTISNKDFDPVNIGFGRVSPKLIITVPTDTQLETIKGNLATSDLTINTLQVKQAQLELDNGSLDAHNLTISDSGRLALNNGDAEIKNSNLSNVSLKMKNGATEFDNNTLTNGSYESSNGSQEFDDVTFKSVVNVKNRNGKIEMDSPITDGYQLSSANGKIQLFDRQTSHQLNENETAANRIVANTRNGKIEIDD; via the coding sequence ATGAAAAAGACAATTATTATTGGCGCAGTTATGACTGCCATCGGATTATTTGCAACTTTGATTGGTCTTGCCAGCGGTGCATCCACAGACCTGGTTTGGCAAAATGGCGTTAAAATCGATAAAGCATACCACAGTACAAACCAGTTGAAGCAATTCAAAAATTTAACTCTCAACACAAATAACTATGACGTAACTGTTCAAACTGGTACTAGATTTCAAGTTGAAATCACAGGTTCCAAACTATCCAAACCAGTAATTACTCAAGACGGTGATAATCTCACCATCAGCAATAAAGACTTCGATCCAGTTAATATCGGTTTTGGCCGTGTTAGTCCTAAATTGATTATCACGGTTCCAACTGATACTCAGCTTGAGACCATTAAGGGTAATTTAGCGACTAGTGATTTAACAATTAACACCCTGCAAGTAAAACAAGCACAACTCGAACTGGATAATGGCTCACTTGATGCCCACAACTTAACGATTAGCGATAGTGGCCGTCTTGCTTTAAACAATGGTGACGCTGAAATTAAAAATTCCAATTTGTCTAACGTTTCACTGAAGATGAAAAATGGTGCTACTGAATTTGACAATAACACCTTAACTAATGGTTCCTATGAATCAAGTAACGGTTCTCAAGAATTTGATGATGTAACCTTTAAATCAGTGGTCAATGTTAAGAACCGCAATGGTAAAATTGAAATGGACAGTCCCATCACCGATGGCTATCAACTGTCATCAGCTAATGGCAAAATTCAGTTGTTTGATCGGCAAACAAGCCATCAGTTAAATGAAAATGAAACGGCAGCCAACCGAATTGTGGCTAATACTCGCAATGGTAAGATTGAAATTGATGATTAA
- a CDS encoding DUF1700 domain-containing protein produces METNPYIQELAKYLTQLTKEEQADVLEFYSEYILDAQMTSEAMIIHKLGTPKQLSRKILADYSIRNLDNEEAGKPHYEPKSKKNIRMIWLVLLALLASPVAIPIVIAIIGVLIGFFVAIVAIFIALIVTILGIVVAGVAAIVGGIMVWSASIPTSVFFMGIGVTALGLMLIIAPIGYLVIKTLIQMMANFTSWIYNRYVKNKSKQKSEAA; encoded by the coding sequence ATGGAAACTAACCCCTACATTCAAGAATTAGCAAAATATTTAACTCAATTAACTAAAGAAGAACAAGCGGACGTATTGGAGTTTTACAGTGAATATATTTTGGATGCCCAGATGACCAGTGAGGCCATGATCATTCATAAATTGGGAACGCCAAAACAATTGTCACGTAAAATTTTGGCGGACTATTCCATCCGAAATTTGGATAATGAAGAAGCTGGTAAACCTCATTACGAACCCAAATCAAAGAAAAATATTCGCATGATTTGGTTAGTTTTATTGGCATTATTGGCCTCTCCCGTCGCAATTCCGATTGTGATCGCAATTATTGGGGTACTGATTGGCTTTTTCGTTGCAATCGTAGCTATCTTTATCGCCCTAATTGTCACGATACTAGGAATCGTGGTTGCCGGCGTTGCAGCAATCGTTGGCGGTATCATGGTTTGGAGTGCCTCCATTCCGACAAGCGTCTTTTTCATGGGGATTGGCGTGACCGCTTTAGGTTTGATGCTCATCATTGCACCCATCGGCTATCTCGTTATCAAGACCCTTATTCAAATGATGGCTAATTTCACTAGTTGGATCTACAACCGGTATGTCAAAAATAAAAGTAAACAAAAAAGCGAGGCAGCATAA
- a CDS encoding PadR family transcriptional regulator, with the protein MSISITTELLDGCVLALLTQENYYGYALTQRVQEFTPVSESTMYPVLRRLRKEKWLDTYDESFQGRNRRYYRITDTGKTRLTQIRADWTQYRATVDQILGGTTDGN; encoded by the coding sequence ATGAGCATTTCAATTACCACTGAACTATTAGATGGTTGTGTTCTTGCCCTGTTAACGCAGGAAAATTATTATGGTTACGCGTTAACACAACGCGTCCAAGAATTTACACCTGTCTCTGAATCAACCATGTATCCCGTTTTACGCCGTCTGCGCAAAGAAAAATGGTTAGACACCTATGATGAATCTTTTCAAGGACGTAATCGCCGCTATTATCGCATTACTGATACCGGTAAAACCAGATTAACGCAAATCAGAGCAGATTGGACACAATATCGGGCCACGGTGGACCAAATTTTGGGAGGAACAACTGATGGAAACTAA
- a CDS encoding CPBP family intramembrane glutamic endopeptidase, which produces MQTQAWDRFWQQKTPTNFFNWLVSLLKRIALIGVLFILIQLPPTAMSLIKNHPHLDVVSVSGLVIFVGLFLVIINWAYKLFKRYNTTSIKPSRPAQDFRTVIFGYVAIFVGQMVLGWLNAFLNHQTQTANNNAVAKLMNGNTLIMVAFSISTVLLTPFAEELIFRGVLTNLFFKPNQFWWKIILSGVVFSLGHASTTLISFLIYFYMGGVLAFVYQKTGKIKNAIMLHALNNLVAIIEMLSLLN; this is translated from the coding sequence ATGCAAACACAAGCATGGGACCGATTTTGGCAGCAAAAAACACCAACTAATTTTTTTAATTGGTTGGTGAGTTTACTAAAGCGGATTGCCTTAATCGGAGTTTTATTCATTTTAATCCAGCTACCGCCAACCGCCATGTCATTAATTAAAAATCATCCACACTTAGATGTGGTTTCAGTGTCCGGGTTAGTTATTTTTGTGGGATTGTTTTTGGTAATTATCAACTGGGCGTACAAATTATTTAAACGCTACAATACGACCTCAATAAAACCGAGCCGGCCAGCACAAGATTTCAGAACAGTTATCTTTGGTTATGTGGCAATTTTTGTCGGTCAAATGGTGCTGGGCTGGTTAAATGCTTTTTTAAATCACCAAACTCAAACCGCTAACAATAATGCTGTGGCAAAGTTAATGAATGGCAATACATTAATTATGGTTGCGTTTAGCATTTCAACCGTACTACTAACACCATTTGCGGAGGAACTTATTTTTCGAGGGGTTCTGACCAATTTATTTTTTAAGCCGAATCAGTTTTGGTGGAAAATTATTCTATCTGGGGTTGTCTTTTCTTTGGGGCATGCCAGTACGACCCTGATTAGTTTCTTGATTTATTTTTATATGGGTGGCGTGTTGGCGTTTGTGTACCAAAAGACTGGTAAGATTAAAAATGCAATTATGTTGCATGCCTTGAATAACTTGGTGGCAATTATCGAGATGTTGAGTTTGTTGAACTAA
- a CDS encoding MarR family winged helix-turn-helix transcriptional regulator encodes MNHDLDQPLNIDNQICFALYDANKRFNKFYSEILAEFKLTYPQYLVLSTLWDAKDGQISMRELGNCINLDSGTLTPLLKRLEQHGWISRQKDRDDERHVIVKLTTAAEQKRALIVSKVKNGINRLDLPKKDYQKRVDEINDITRRLDSIIPEI; translated from the coding sequence TTGAATCACGATTTAGACCAACCACTCAACATAGACAATCAAATTTGCTTCGCACTATATGATGCAAATAAACGTTTTAATAAATTCTATTCTGAAATATTAGCTGAATTTAAACTGACATATCCTCAATATCTGGTTTTATCAACACTGTGGGATGCCAAAGATGGTCAGATATCCATGCGTGAATTAGGAAATTGCATTAACTTGGATAGCGGCACACTCACGCCACTGTTAAAGCGCTTGGAGCAACATGGCTGGATTAGCCGTCAAAAAGATCGCGACGATGAACGCCACGTCATCGTTAAATTGACCACTGCTGCTGAACAAAAAAGAGCACTAATTGTCAGCAAAGTAAAAAATGGTATTAACCGCCTAGATTTGCCCAAAAAAGACTACCAAAAACGCGTTGATGAAATTAATGATATTACCCGCCGACTGGATAGTATCATTCCGGAAATTTAA
- the alsS gene encoding acetolactate synthase AlsS: protein MADEQRYGADALVESLINHQVKYVFGIPGAKIDRLFELLDHPKDPNSPQLIVTRHEQNAGFLASGIGRLTGQPGVVATTSGPGASNLATPVVTATAEGDPIVAISGQVPLKDLFRQTHQSMANKELFAPITKFSAEIGDPENISEVVANAFQSATEGKQGASFISLPQDVDDAKVTTKALPPLSAPKLGPASGESLAELVRRIKTAKLPVLLVGMRASSPDVTAAIRKLVKKAGIPVVETFQGAGIISHELEQDYFFGRVGLFRNQPGDKLLKHADLVITVGYDAIEYEPRNWNAEQDAVITVIDTTAPQLDKNFQPTTELIGDIAATVSDLADQVENYQPADESKQYLQDLHTEIEADQHETIPAGKGNLNHPLAVIEALQQRVDDKMTVSVDVGSHYIWMARHFRSYEPRHLLFSNGMQTLGVALPWSISAALVRPNAKSVSVSGDAGFLFTGQELETAVRLGLNTVHLIWNDGYYDMVRFQEIMKYGKDAAVKFGPVDYVKYAQSFGATGLRVESPDQLGAVLDQAFATDGPVVVDIPIDYSHNAELGETMLADQF, encoded by the coding sequence TTGGCAGATGAACAGCGTTACGGTGCAGATGCACTCGTTGAAAGTTTAATTAACCATCAAGTGAAGTATGTATTCGGGATTCCAGGAGCAAAGATCGATCGATTATTTGAATTACTCGATCATCCTAAGGATCCAAATTCGCCACAGTTGATTGTGACCCGGCATGAACAAAATGCTGGTTTCTTGGCTTCTGGTATTGGTCGTTTAACCGGCCAACCAGGTGTGGTGGCAACGACATCCGGTCCAGGTGCTAGTAACTTAGCGACACCGGTTGTTACAGCTACAGCTGAAGGTGACCCGATTGTTGCCATTTCTGGTCAGGTACCGCTAAAAGACCTCTTTCGGCAGACGCATCAAAGCATGGCTAATAAGGAATTATTTGCTCCAATCACTAAGTTTAGTGCTGAAATCGGTGATCCTGAAAATATTTCCGAAGTGGTTGCAAATGCTTTTCAGTCGGCAACAGAAGGTAAGCAAGGAGCTAGTTTTATTAGTTTACCCCAAGATGTTGACGATGCTAAGGTAACCACAAAGGCATTACCACCATTGTCAGCTCCTAAATTGGGACCAGCAAGTGGTGAGTCATTGGCTGAACTGGTTCGCCGGATTAAAACTGCTAAACTACCTGTCTTATTAGTCGGCATGCGGGCATCCTCACCAGATGTAACGGCTGCTATTCGTAAACTAGTTAAAAAGGCTGGAATTCCAGTTGTAGAAACATTTCAAGGTGCTGGAATTATTTCACACGAACTAGAACAAGATTATTTCTTTGGTCGGGTCGGTTTATTCCGGAACCAACCAGGAGATAAATTATTAAAACATGCCGATTTGGTGATTACTGTTGGTTATGATGCCATTGAATATGAACCACGTAACTGGAATGCTGAACAAGATGCTGTGATTACGGTGATTGATACAACAGCACCACAGTTGGATAAAAATTTCCAACCAACGACCGAGTTGATTGGTGATATTGCGGCCACGGTCTCTGATTTGGCAGATCAAGTTGAAAATTATCAACCAGCGGATGAATCGAAACAGTATTTACAAGATTTGCATACTGAAATTGAAGCTGATCAACACGAAACCATTCCAGCTGGCAAGGGTAATCTAAACCACCCATTAGCTGTTATTGAAGCTTTGCAGCAACGAGTTGATGATAAAATGACCGTTTCGGTTGATGTGGGGAGCCATTATATTTGGATGGCCCGGCACTTCCGAAGTTATGAGCCTCGCCATTTATTGTTTAGTAATGGGATGCAGACGCTTGGAGTGGCGCTACCTTGGTCAATTTCGGCTGCGTTAGTTCGGCCCAATGCTAAATCAGTCTCTGTTTCTGGGGATGCCGGATTCTTATTTACTGGACAAGAACTGGAGACAGCCGTTCGTTTAGGCCTTAATACGGTTCATTTGATTTGGAATGATGGTTATTATGATATGGTTCGTTTCCAAGAAATTATGAAATACGGTAAAGATGCCGCGGTTAAATTTGGCCCAGTTGATTATGTTAAATACGCCCAGAGTTTTGGTGCGACCGGCTTGCGAGTTGAAAGCCCTGATCAATTGGGAGCAGTACTTGATCAAGCCTTTGCGACTGATGGTCCCGTTGTGGTGGATATTCCAATCGATTATTCCCATAATGCGGAATTAGGCGAGACGATGTTAGCGGATCAATTTTAA
- the budA gene encoding acetolactate decarboxylase, translated as MRDTITLYQHGTLAMLVAGLFEGTLPLGELLEHGDTGIGTADSLDGEMVIVDGQAYKVQGSGKVVPLTPDTKVPFASVHFMDAQETRSLVGVTDEQLKEQLQAEMKMDNVFVGVRIDGTFSHMHTRAVNKQVRPFPNLTAATRVQPEFEQDQVSGSVVGYFSPHLFQGATVGGFHWHFINTTRDFGGHILDFTVNQAEISVQVLENMVQHLPITNTEFRAKNMALDSLNKDIDEAEH; from the coding sequence ATGCGAGATACTATAACATTATATCAGCACGGAACCTTAGCGATGCTTGTCGCTGGGCTATTTGAAGGAACATTGCCGTTAGGTGAACTATTGGAACATGGTGACACTGGAATTGGAACTGCCGACAGTCTGGATGGTGAGATGGTAATTGTTGATGGTCAGGCTTATAAGGTGCAAGGCAGCGGTAAGGTGGTTCCACTGACACCTGACACTAAAGTACCATTTGCATCCGTCCACTTTATGGATGCCCAGGAAACCCGTTCGTTAGTCGGAGTGACTGACGAACAGTTAAAAGAACAACTGCAGGCTGAAATGAAAATGGATAATGTTTTTGTAGGCGTCCGTATTGATGGGACGTTTAGCCATATGCATACACGGGCGGTTAACAAACAGGTACGACCGTTTCCAAATTTAACTGCTGCAACACGGGTTCAGCCTGAATTTGAACAAGATCAGGTTAGTGGATCCGTGGTTGGTTATTTTTCACCGCATCTTTTCCAAGGCGCAACAGTTGGCGGCTTTCACTGGCACTTTATTAATACGACAAGAGATTTTGGTGGTCATATCTTAGACTTTACAGTTAATCAGGCCGAAATCTCTGTGCAGGTATTAGAAAATATGGTCCAACATTTACCAATTACCAATACGGAATTCAGAGCTAAGAATATGGCTTTGGATAGTTTAAATAAGGATATTGATGAAGCGGAACACTAA
- a CDS encoding ATP-binding cassette domain-containing protein produces MTQIKIVQLEKVVAGQTLFTTASLTANGREIVGVIGNNGTGKTTLMRIIAGMDADFTGQRLIQGQVGLVAQVNPITDRSGGQETVTKIRTMLAQNPEILILDEPTANLDEEHQDWLVGQLRSFRGLILVISHDQHFLTQIATCIWAFENHTVTQFNGSLTAYEQLKTQTNLNQTHEYQRQHRQEHELKLAVQARKEKAAHIRRGSRQMGRVERAKTKSAREQNAGKMEHNAHALLMRAEKQAVVTKPFEQRAIKLMQTDFPIFKGKTVVSADHLDVKNVNKTLLQQVSFQIKPGERVALVGPNGIGKTSLIQAIISHAMHTNLSQHAKIGYFNQDITTLPLDQSVWGFIQRASGLDNERTKTILGAFGLSAPFYPRLIGSLSGGEQVKLQLLSILLGESNFLILDEPTNFLDTQALQALADYLHHYPGTVLLVSHDINFRQQVATRTLLFQNKHLIDPTKTTMHAQKPSELPLLQLKYDRLMATGEGSVQELQELKQQIEQLKQHAL; encoded by the coding sequence ATGACACAAATTAAAATAGTACAACTTGAAAAAGTAGTTGCCGGGCAAACTTTGTTTACAACGGCTTCACTCACAGCGAACGGTCGTGAGATCGTCGGTGTAATTGGTAATAATGGTACAGGGAAGACCACATTGATGCGAATTATCGCAGGGATGGATGCAGACTTCACCGGGCAGCGATTAATTCAAGGGCAGGTTGGCTTGGTGGCGCAAGTTAATCCAATTACGGATCGAAGTGGCGGTCAAGAAACAGTTACGAAAATTAGAACGATGTTAGCACAAAATCCGGAAATATTAATCTTAGATGAACCGACCGCTAACTTGGATGAAGAACATCAAGATTGGCTCGTGGGACAGTTGCGATCTTTTAGGGGGCTAATCTTAGTGATCTCACACGATCAGCACTTTTTAACGCAAATTGCGACTTGCATTTGGGCGTTTGAAAATCATACTGTGACCCAATTCAATGGTTCGTTAACGGCATATGAACAATTGAAAACACAAACTAATTTAAATCAAACCCATGAGTATCAACGGCAACATCGCCAAGAACATGAGTTAAAGTTGGCCGTTCAAGCACGGAAAGAAAAGGCCGCCCATATTCGCCGTGGTAGTCGCCAGATGGGGCGTGTTGAACGGGCCAAAACTAAATCGGCGCGTGAACAAAATGCTGGCAAGATGGAACACAATGCACATGCTTTATTGATGCGAGCGGAGAAACAAGCAGTGGTTACTAAGCCATTTGAACAACGTGCAATTAAACTAATGCAAACCGATTTTCCGATTTTTAAGGGTAAAACAGTTGTCAGTGCCGATCACTTAGATGTTAAGAATGTTAATAAAACGTTGTTACAACAAGTTTCATTTCAAATTAAACCTGGTGAACGTGTGGCACTGGTGGGGCCTAATGGGATCGGTAAAACTTCTTTAATTCAAGCCATCATATCTCACGCAATGCACACCAATTTATCGCAGCACGCAAAGATCGGTTATTTTAATCAAGATATTACAACTTTACCATTGGATCAGTCGGTGTGGGGATTTATCCAACGGGCAAGTGGTTTAGACAATGAACGAACTAAAACGATACTGGGTGCATTTGGGTTATCGGCTCCGTTTTATCCGCGATTAATTGGGTCCTTAAGTGGCGGTGAGCAAGTTAAGCTGCAATTGCTGAGTATTTTGTTGGGCGAGAGTAATTTTTTAATTTTAGATGAACCGACTAACTTTCTGGATACGCAGGCATTACAGGCATTGGCGGACTATTTGCACCATTATCCTGGAACTGTGTTACTTGTATCGCACGATATTAATTTTCGGCAACAAGTGGCAACCAGAACACTATTATTTCAAAATAAGCACCTCATTGATCCAACTAAAACAACCATGCATGCCCAAAAGCCAAGTGAGTTACCGTTATTACAATTAAAATATGATCGGCTGATGGCCACTGGTGAGGGCAGTGTGCAGGAGTTACAAGAACTTAAGCAGCAGATCGAGCAATTAAAGCAGCATGCATTATGA
- a CDS encoding aspartate aminotransferase family protein has protein sequence MDLKTNKAHAMIAEENRHYAKSARINYFDLVIDHAHGAELVDVDGNKYIDLLASASAINVGHTHEKVVQAIQDQAAKLIHYTPAYFHHEPGQQLAKKLAEIAPGDSEKMVTFGNSGSDANDAIIKFARAYTGRSYVVSYMNSYHGSTYGSQTLSGCSLNMTRKIGPMLPNVVHVPFPDAYRTYPNETLHDVSVRYFDEFKRPFETYLPADETAVVLIEPIQGDGGIVKAPDEYLHWVYDFCQEHGILFAVDEVNQGLGRTGKMWSIDNFGIEPDLMSVGKSLASGMPLSAVIGKKEVMESLDAPAHLFTTSGNPVCCAASLATLQVIEDEHLVEKSATDGAYAKQAFKKMQERYAFIGDVRMYGLNGGIEIVMDKQSKTPDADAATKIIYRAFQKGLVIITLQGNILRFQPPLVITRDQLNEALQKLDDIFAELDQGLIELPDDLGNVGW, from the coding sequence ATGGATCTTAAGACGAATAAAGCACATGCAATGATTGCAGAAGAAAACCGCCACTATGCTAAATCAGCGCGAATTAATTATTTTGATTTGGTGATTGATCATGCGCACGGGGCTGAGTTAGTGGATGTTGATGGTAATAAATATATTGATCTATTGGCCAGTGCTTCAGCAATTAATGTTGGGCATACGCACGAAAAAGTGGTGCAGGCAATTCAAGATCAGGCAGCCAAATTAATTCACTACACGCCGGCCTATTTTCATCACGAGCCCGGACAACAGTTAGCTAAGAAATTAGCTGAAATCGCGCCGGGTGATTCGGAGAAAATGGTTACGTTTGGCAACTCTGGGTCCGATGCTAATGATGCAATTATTAAATTTGCACGGGCATATACCGGTCGGTCATACGTGGTTTCTTACATGAATAGCTACCACGGATCGACATATGGTTCTCAGACACTATCCGGTTGCAGCTTGAATATGACTCGTAAAATTGGCCCAATGCTACCTAATGTAGTCCATGTTCCATTTCCAGATGCTTATCGGACGTACCCTAATGAAACATTACATGATGTCTCGGTTCGTTATTTTGATGAATTTAAGCGCCCATTTGAAACTTATCTACCGGCCGATGAAACGGCGGTAGTATTGATTGAACCAATTCAAGGGGATGGCGGCATCGTTAAAGCGCCTGATGAATATTTGCATTGGGTCTATGATTTTTGCCAGGAACACGGTATTTTGTTTGCTGTGGATGAAGTTAATCAAGGCCTTGGCCGAACGGGTAAAATGTGGAGTATTGATAACTTTGGGATCGAACCCGATTTGATGTCAGTGGGTAAATCACTGGCTTCAGGGATGCCACTGAGTGCGGTAATTGGTAAAAAAGAAGTAATGGAATCACTGGATGCTCCGGCCCACTTGTTTACCACTTCTGGTAATCCAGTTTGTTGTGCGGCCTCGCTGGCAACGTTGCAGGTGATTGAAGATGAACATTTGGTTGAAAAGTCTGCAACGGATGGGGCTTATGCGAAACAAGCATTTAAAAAAATGCAGGAGCGGTATGCGTTTATTGGGGATGTGCGGATGTATGGCCTGAATGGCGGTATTGAAATTGTGATGGACAAACAATCGAAGACGCCCGATGCAGATGCGGCCACTAAAATTATTTATCGTGCCTTTCAAAAGGGATTAGTAATAATTACTCTGCAAGGCAATATTTTAAGATTCCAGCCACCTTTGGTGATTACCCGAGATCAATTAAATGAAGCACTCCAAAAGTTGGATGATATCTTTGCAGAATTGGATCAAGGATTGATTGAGTTGCCGGATGATCTGGGTAATGTTGGTTGGTAA
- a CDS encoding putative holin-like toxin, with the protein MSVTDAILLMLNFGVLLLTLISVIVATVVAIIKRK; encoded by the coding sequence GTGTCTGTTACAGATGCAATTTTGTTGATGCTGAATTTTGGTGTGTTATTACTCACGCTAATCAGCGTCATTGTGGCAACTGTAGTGGCGATTATCAAGCGAAAATAG
- a CDS encoding putative holin-like toxin, producing MSIVDAILLMLDFGGLLLMLISVIVGIVVAIIKR from the coding sequence GTGTCGATTGTAGATGCAATTTTGTTGATGCTAGATTTCGGTGGGTTACTGCTCATGTTAATCAGTGTCATTGTGGGAATTGTGGTGGCGATTATCAAGCGGTAG